A genome region from Scyliorhinus canicula chromosome 16, sScyCan1.1, whole genome shotgun sequence includes the following:
- the ubiad1 gene encoding ubiA prenyltransferase domain-containing protein 1, which translates to MSQNGGAKQMDVDAESRVHGPVVDREAALGLGRSLKHKCAAYVLALRPWSFSASLTPVALGTALAYKNLGELDLAISLLAALAVLAVHAAGNLVNTYCDFSRGIDHKKSDDRTLVDRILEPQDVVRFGACLYTLGCLCATSLYFLCKLKLEHLALIFFGGLSSSFLYTGGIGFKYFALGDIIILITFGPLAVMFAYSVQVGYLAVSPLLYAIPLALNTEAILHSNNTRDMESDKQAGIVTFAIIIGPTLSYIVYNMLIFIPYVIFCILATRYTISLGLPLLTVPLAFSLERQFRSQNYARIPQMTAKLNLLLGLFYVFAILLAPPGSLPN; encoded by the exons ATGAGTCAGAATGGGGGAGCTAAGCAGATGGACGTGGACGCCGAGTCGAGGGTGCACGGCCCTGTTGTTGACAGGGAGGCAGCGCTGGGTCTCGGCAGGAGTCTGAAGCACAAGTGCGCCGCTTATGTGCTGGCGCTGCGGCCCTGGAGCTTCAGCGCCTCGCTCACCCCCGTGGCCCTGGGCACGGCGCTGGCTTACAAGAACCTGGGCGAGCTGGACCTGGCCATATCGCTGCTGGCCGCCCTGGCCGTGCTAGCCGTGCACGCCGCTGGTAACCTGGTCAACACGTACTGCGACTTCAGCCGGGGCATCGATCACAAGAAGAGCGACGACCGGACCCTGGTGGACCGGATCCTGGAGCCACAGGACGTGGTGCGGTTCGGAGCCTGTCTCTACACCTTGGGCTGCCTCTGCGCCACTTCACTTTACTTCTTGTGCAAGCTCAAACTCGAACACCTAGCTCTCATCTTCTTCGGGGGCCTGTCCAGTTCCTTCCTGTACACTGGAG GTATTGGATTTAAATACTTTGCTCTTGGTGATATCATCATTCTGATCACCTTTGGACCACTAGCTGTGATGTTTGCCTACTCTGTTCAAGTTGGTTACTTGGCTGTTTCACCACTACTTTATGCAATTCCTTTAGCACTCAATACAGAAGCCATCTTGCACAGTAACAATACCAGAGACATGGAATCTGATAAGCAGGCTGGGATAGTTACCTTTGCCATCATTATTGGGCCAACTTTATCTTATATAGTGTATAACATGTTAATATTCATACCCTACGTGATATTTTGTATATTAGCAACACGATATACAATCAGCCTCGGATTACCACTTTTGACTGTACCTTTGGCCTTTTCACTTGAGCGACAATTTCGAAGCCAGAATTATGCCAGAATTCCCCAGATGACTGCAAAGCTTAATCTTTTGCTGGGATTGTTCTATGTATTTGCTATTTTGTTAGCACCACCAGGAAGCTTGCCAAATTAA